One Amycolatopsis thermophila DNA segment encodes these proteins:
- a CDS encoding MFS transporter yields MVGGRRDWVALAVLVLPVLLISVDMTVLGFALPYLSEDLAPSGAEQLWIVDIYSFVLGGLLVLMGTLGDRIGRRRLLLAGAFAFGAASVLAAFAAGPLMLIAARALLGVGGATLMPSTLALIRTLFTDPVRWRTAIAVWGAGFSGGMALGPVLGGWLLEHFWWGSVFLINVPVMLVLLVAGPVLLPESRDPDPGRFDPASALLSLAAVLPVVYGIKRFAEHGAGPIAALSVLAGVGLGVVFVRRQRALPDPMLDLALFRDRRFSASVLTNTLGVFALVGLLFLVPQYLQLVLGMRPLAAALWLLPATVAGVGGAFAAARLSRRFPVRWLIGGGLLVAAAGFGSLVALGVHSGLAVLVSGMALVGFGVSLSETLTNDLIVTAAPPERAGAASAISETGFELGGALGTAVLGSIASAAYRAGVPSGAGEAARDTLGGAVATAATLPAGRAEALLSTAKEAFVHGMQISAAAGAVLLAYTGIQALVLLRAQRAGDRVPA; encoded by the coding sequence ATGGTCGGGGGACGCCGGGACTGGGTGGCGCTGGCGGTGCTGGTGCTGCCGGTCCTGCTGATCAGCGTGGACATGACGGTGCTCGGGTTCGCGCTGCCGTACCTGAGCGAGGACCTCGCGCCCAGCGGCGCCGAGCAGCTGTGGATCGTCGACATCTACTCGTTCGTGCTCGGCGGGCTGCTGGTGTTGATGGGCACGCTCGGGGACCGGATCGGCCGGCGCCGGCTGCTGCTGGCGGGCGCGTTCGCGTTCGGTGCCGCGTCGGTGCTCGCCGCGTTCGCGGCCGGCCCGCTCATGCTCATCGCGGCGCGGGCGCTGCTCGGCGTCGGCGGGGCGACCCTGATGCCCTCGACACTGGCGCTGATCCGCACCCTCTTCACCGACCCGGTGCGGTGGCGGACCGCGATCGCGGTGTGGGGCGCCGGATTCTCCGGCGGCATGGCGCTGGGCCCGGTGCTCGGCGGCTGGCTGCTCGAGCACTTCTGGTGGGGCTCGGTGTTCCTGATCAACGTGCCGGTGATGCTGGTGCTGCTGGTCGCCGGACCGGTCCTGCTGCCCGAGTCGCGCGACCCGGACCCGGGCCGTTTCGACCCGGCTTCGGCGCTGCTGTCCCTGGCGGCGGTGCTGCCCGTGGTCTACGGCATCAAGCGGTTCGCCGAGCACGGCGCCGGTCCGATCGCCGCCCTGAGCGTGCTGGCCGGCGTGGGGCTGGGCGTGGTGTTCGTGCGCCGGCAGCGCGCGCTGCCGGACCCGATGCTGGACCTTGCCCTGTTCCGGGATCGGCGGTTCAGCGCGTCGGTGCTGACGAACACGCTCGGGGTGTTCGCCCTCGTCGGGCTGCTGTTCCTGGTGCCGCAGTACCTGCAGCTCGTCCTCGGGATGCGACCGCTGGCAGCGGCGTTGTGGCTGCTGCCCGCCACCGTGGCCGGGGTCGGGGGGGCGTTCGCCGCGGCGCGCCTGTCCCGGCGGTTCCCGGTTCGGTGGCTGATCGGCGGGGGACTGCTCGTCGCGGCGGCCGGGTTCGGGTCCCTGGTCGCGCTGGGCGTCCACAGTGGACTCGCGGTGCTGGTGTCCGGCATGGCGCTCGTCGGGTTCGGGGTGTCGCTGTCCGAGACGCTCACCAACGACCTGATCGTCACGGCCGCGCCACCCGAACGGGCCGGCGCGGCATCGGCGATCTCCGAGACCGGGTTCGAACTGGGCGGTGCCCTCGGCACGGCGGTGCTCGGCAGCATCGCGTCGGCGGCCTACCGCGCCGGGGTGCCGTCCGGGGCGGGGGAGGCCGCGCGCGACACCCTCGGCGGGGCGGTCGCCACGGCCGCCACCCTGCCCGCCGGCCGGGCCGAAGCGCTGCTGTCCACGGCGAAGGAGGCGTTCGTGCACGGCATGCAGATCAGCGCGGCGGCCGGTGCGGTCCTGCTCGCCTACACCGGGATCCAGGCGCTGGTCCTGTTGCGCGCACAGCGCGCCGGGGACCGCGTGCCGGCCTAG
- a CDS encoding TetR/AcrR family transcriptional regulator gives MGRPSVREQVLDAYQDILIESGSAAVTLDAVAARAKVSKGGLLYHFGSKDALLDGLVDRLLRLTAADVEYARAAPEGVVRYFLLSSVTDADLAKPAHRAAVAALRLVGSEPKVTDAMTEVGRRWSDLLAQHIEDPLTAEIVGLLGDGLYLRATLGGPAPQPFLDRLPEALRRLGLS, from the coding sequence ATGGGACGTCCTTCAGTGCGCGAGCAGGTCCTGGACGCCTACCAGGACATCCTCATCGAGAGCGGTTCGGCCGCGGTCACCCTCGACGCCGTCGCGGCACGGGCGAAGGTGTCGAAGGGCGGGTTGCTGTACCACTTCGGGTCGAAGGACGCCCTGCTCGACGGCCTGGTCGACCGCCTGCTGCGGCTGACCGCGGCCGACGTCGAGTACGCCCGCGCCGCCCCGGAAGGCGTCGTGCGCTACTTCCTGCTCTCCTCGGTCACCGACGCCGACCTGGCCAAACCCGCCCACCGCGCCGCGGTCGCCGCATTGCGCCTCGTCGGCAGCGAGCCGAAGGTGACCGACGCGATGACCGAGGTCGGCCGGCGCTGGTCGGACCTGCTCGCCCAGCACATCGAGGACCCCCTCACCGCCGAGATCGTCGGCCTCCTCGGCGACGGGCTCTACCTGCGAGCCACCCTCGGCGGCCCGGCGCCGCAACCGTTCCTCGACCGGCTCCCCGAAGCCCTCCGCCGGCTGGGCCTGTCCTGA
- a CDS encoding dihydrofolate reductase family protein: MRSISVTLSITLDGVAQGLGRPDEDTRGGFAHGGWGTRYQDAVVAGEMAQGMNRPGDMLFGRRTWQDFIAAWGRRTDGNPFTTHMNAATKYVASTTLEDAGAWPNSVLLRGDAVRTVADLKSRPGKDLSIIGSVSLVRTLHAAGLIDRYTLLIHPLTLGSGARLFDGPAPLTEFALTGSVTTTKGVIIAHYDRC; encoded by the coding sequence ATGCGTTCGATCAGCGTCACCCTGAGCATCACCCTCGACGGCGTCGCGCAGGGGCTCGGCCGTCCCGACGAGGACACCCGCGGCGGCTTCGCCCACGGCGGTTGGGGCACCCGCTACCAGGACGCGGTCGTGGCCGGGGAGATGGCCCAGGGCATGAACCGGCCGGGGGACATGCTCTTCGGACGGCGCACCTGGCAGGACTTCATCGCCGCGTGGGGACGGCGCACCGACGGCAACCCGTTCACCACGCACATGAACGCCGCCACCAAGTACGTCGCCTCGACGACCCTGGAGGACGCCGGCGCCTGGCCCAACTCGGTGCTGCTCCGGGGCGACGCCGTCCGGACGGTGGCCGACCTGAAGTCGCGGCCCGGCAAGGACCTGTCGATCATCGGCAGCGTCTCGCTCGTGCGCACCCTGCACGCCGCCGGCCTGATCGACCGCTACACGCTGCTGATCCACCCGCTGACCCTCGGCTCCGGCGCGCGCCTGTTCGACGGCCCGGCGCCGCTCACCGAGTTCGCGCTCACCGGCAGCGTCACCACGACGAAGGGCGTGATCATCGCCCACTACGACCGGTGCTGA
- a CDS encoding L,D-transpeptidase gives MVPPPSGLQRQTCWAAIAALALLSGRLVLDAPAPGPAAAPAARPVPPPPLVGTAPPAPRTELCPDTARVCVDEERRLSWLQHDGEITYGPVPIMPGTAAAPDSVATPRGVFRVAWKDADHTSAEFGDPMNHAVFFAPGGIAFHEGSLDSPSHGCVHLSARDAALFFDALPVGSEVAVF, from the coding sequence GTGGTCCCACCCCCTTCCGGCCTCCAGCGCCAGACCTGCTGGGCCGCGATCGCCGCACTCGCGCTCCTCTCCGGCCGGCTCGTGCTGGACGCGCCGGCACCCGGACCGGCCGCCGCGCCCGCGGCGCGGCCCGTCCCGCCACCACCGCTGGTCGGCACCGCCCCGCCCGCGCCCCGCACCGAACTGTGCCCGGACACCGCGCGGGTCTGCGTCGACGAGGAACGTCGGCTGAGCTGGCTCCAGCACGACGGCGAGATCACCTACGGCCCGGTGCCGATCATGCCCGGCACCGCCGCCGCGCCGGACTCGGTCGCCACGCCCCGCGGCGTCTTCCGGGTCGCGTGGAAGGACGCCGACCACACCAGCGCCGAGTTCGGCGACCCGATGAACCACGCCGTGTTCTTCGCGCCCGGGGGCATCGCCTTCCACGAGGGCAGCCTCGACAGCCCGTCGCACGGCTGCGTCCACCTCTCCGCCCGCGACGCGGCGCTGTTCTTCGACGCGCTCCCGGTCGGCTCCGAGGTCGCCGTGTTCTGA
- the corA gene encoding magnesium/cobalt transporter CorA: MARTRVYRHGVLESENFPAAEMSEYLEDPATVVWLDLVMPTEDDLATISEELGLHRLAVEDAVHEHQRPKLDRYESHCFLTAYSVRLDPGTGELTTSELAAFLTDRALVTVRKDEHFDIEEVVRRWDESADLAKSGVGYLVHGLLDYIVDSHFAAVQAMDDKIEGLEDGVFAEQVDHTAMQRRSLRLRKSLVSLRRVVLPMREVVNALMRRDHHLVDETLTPYYQDVYDHVLRATEWTESLRDLVTTIRETQLSLQGNRLNMIMKKVTSWAAIIAVPTAITGFYGQNVPYPGFDQPWGFWLSTAVIVVLSAALYVMFKRRDWL, encoded by the coding sequence ATGGCCCGCACCCGCGTCTACCGCCACGGCGTTCTGGAGTCCGAGAACTTCCCGGCGGCTGAAATGTCCGAATATCTCGAGGATCCGGCGACGGTGGTGTGGCTCGACCTCGTCATGCCGACCGAGGACGATCTGGCCACCATCAGCGAGGAGCTCGGCCTGCACCGCCTCGCCGTCGAGGACGCGGTGCACGAGCACCAGCGGCCCAAACTGGACCGCTACGAAAGCCATTGCTTCCTCACCGCCTACTCGGTCCGGCTCGACCCCGGCACCGGCGAGCTGACCACCAGCGAGCTGGCCGCGTTCCTCACCGACCGCGCCCTGGTGACCGTGCGCAAGGACGAGCACTTCGACATCGAGGAGGTCGTGCGGCGCTGGGACGAGTCGGCCGACCTCGCCAAGAGCGGCGTCGGCTACCTCGTGCACGGTCTGCTCGACTACATCGTGGACAGCCACTTCGCGGCGGTGCAGGCGATGGACGACAAGATCGAGGGGCTCGAGGACGGTGTGTTCGCCGAACAGGTCGACCACACCGCGATGCAGCGCCGCTCGCTGCGGCTGCGCAAGAGCCTGGTGTCGCTGCGGCGGGTCGTGCTGCCGATGCGCGAGGTGGTGAACGCCCTCATGCGGCGCGACCACCACCTCGTCGACGAGACGCTCACCCCGTACTACCAGGACGTGTACGACCACGTGCTGCGGGCGACGGAGTGGACGGAGTCGTTGCGGGACCTGGTCACCACGATCCGCGAGACGCAGCTGAGCCTGCAGGGCAACCGGCTCAACATGATCATGAAGAAGGTCACCAGCTGGGCGGCGATCATCGCGGTGCCGACGGCGATCACCGGGTTCTACGGGCAGAACGTCCCGTACCCGGGATTCGACCAGCCGTGGGGATTCTGGCTCTCGACGGCGGTGATCGTGGTGCTGTCGGCCGCGCTGTACGTGATGTTCAAGCGGCGCGACTGGCTGTGA
- a CDS encoding Gfo/Idh/MocA family protein, which produces MEPLRIGILGAARIAGTAIAAPARETGHRLVAVAARDRQRAEAFAAAHGVERVTGSYEALLADDEIDVVYNPLPNGLHGRWNLAAVRAGKHVLTEKPFAANADEAREVAGAAARAGVRIMEAFHYVYHPVLLRLHEILATGELGELRAAQTRLLIPAPGDDDPRWSFELAGGALMDVGCYGLHALRGLAPWAGGAPALRSAHGTARAGRPGVDETMEARLEFPGGARATMRCDMAADEVTFALNVTGTRGEATAVNYVRPDSDDRILVRTPDGDRVEHPGRRPSYSFQLEAFAAHVREGAPLRNDPADAVATMTLIDECYRAAGFPVRPRA; this is translated from the coding sequence GTGGAGCCACTACGCATCGGCATCCTGGGGGCCGCCCGCATCGCCGGGACCGCGATCGCCGCGCCCGCCCGCGAGACCGGGCACCGGCTGGTCGCGGTCGCCGCGCGGGACCGGCAGCGCGCCGAGGCGTTCGCCGCGGCGCACGGCGTCGAGCGCGTGACCGGCTCCTACGAGGCCCTGCTGGCCGACGATGAGATCGACGTCGTCTACAACCCGCTGCCCAACGGGCTGCACGGCCGGTGGAACCTCGCCGCGGTGCGCGCGGGCAAGCACGTGCTGACCGAGAAACCGTTCGCCGCCAACGCGGACGAGGCCCGCGAGGTCGCCGGCGCGGCCGCACGCGCCGGGGTGCGGATCATGGAGGCCTTCCACTACGTCTACCACCCGGTTCTGCTGCGGCTGCACGAAATCCTGGCCACCGGTGAGCTGGGCGAGCTGCGCGCTGCCCAGACGCGGCTGCTCATCCCGGCTCCCGGCGACGACGATCCGCGGTGGTCGTTCGAGCTGGCCGGCGGTGCGCTGATGGACGTCGGGTGTTACGGGCTGCACGCGCTGCGCGGCCTCGCGCCGTGGGCCGGTGGCGCGCCGGCCCTGCGGTCGGCCCACGGGACCGCGCGGGCCGGGCGTCCGGGCGTGGACGAGACGATGGAGGCCCGGCTGGAGTTCCCCGGCGGCGCTCGCGCGACCATGCGGTGCGACATGGCGGCCGACGAGGTGACCTTCGCCCTGAACGTGACCGGCACGCGCGGCGAGGCCACCGCCGTCAACTACGTGCGCCCGGACTCCGACGACCGGATCCTGGTGCGCACACCGGACGGCGACCGCGTGGAGCACCCCGGGCGACGGCCGTCGTACTCGTTCCAGCTGGAGGCCTTCGCCGCGCACGTGCGCGAGGGCGCGCCGCTGCGCAACGACCCCGCCGACGCGGTCGCGACGATGACCCTCATCGACGAGTGCTACCGCGCCGCGGGGTTCCCGGTGCGCCCGCGGGCGTAG
- a CDS encoding WXG100 family type VII secretion target has translation MTTGFDPSAEPDFGAGVVITSTNQFSGAGFLDSYTFLIRSCDDIRTADEADKAALGAAIGLGVIASAVDTVKLAINPLGSLISAGLGWLIEHVSFLREPLDMLMGDPDEIQKLGEEVHRIAESLRKIGEDQTKSLDGAVAGWTGSGADAFTARMRELAADLESKAHGTDIVGYLIHTNMAIISAVRGLFRDLITTVLGDIISAVLIAMATAVITFGASVVAAVAYSVTQAALTATSMASKLAAVVAQATRSGARTQQLVNLLKSRPNPGRQIELPTRPGSPASSYHTADDGASVHSGASSYHTAEDGASVHSGSSSGSYHTAAGDLTPPKGPWTKAHEEWLKAKMPEQWGQYKKIENWLRDEHPESYTIFKQWIADSDNIKEYWSWPVKGTQDAVRQLLDIQKTAEAAWASGRQPEA, from the coding sequence ATGACCACCGGGTTCGACCCGAGCGCCGAGCCGGACTTCGGTGCCGGGGTCGTGATCACGAGCACCAACCAGTTCTCCGGCGCCGGTTTCCTCGACTCGTACACGTTCCTCATCCGCAGCTGCGACGACATCAGGACCGCCGACGAGGCGGACAAGGCCGCGCTCGGCGCGGCGATCGGTCTCGGCGTGATCGCCTCCGCCGTCGACACGGTCAAGCTCGCCATCAACCCGCTGGGCAGCCTGATCTCGGCCGGCCTGGGCTGGCTGATCGAGCACGTGAGCTTCCTGCGCGAGCCCCTGGACATGCTCATGGGCGACCCGGACGAGATCCAGAAACTGGGGGAGGAGGTCCACCGGATCGCCGAGTCGCTCCGCAAGATCGGCGAGGATCAGACCAAGTCCCTGGACGGCGCGGTCGCGGGCTGGACCGGATCCGGCGCGGACGCCTTCACCGCGCGGATGCGGGAGCTGGCCGCGGACCTGGAGTCGAAGGCGCACGGCACCGACATCGTCGGTTACCTGATCCACACCAACATGGCGATCATCTCGGCCGTGCGCGGGTTGTTCCGCGACCTGATCACCACGGTGCTGGGCGACATCATCTCCGCGGTGCTGATCGCGATGGCCACCGCGGTGATCACGTTCGGCGCATCGGTGGTCGCGGCCGTCGCCTACAGCGTCACCCAGGCCGCGCTGACCGCCACGTCGATGGCGAGCAAGCTCGCGGCCGTCGTCGCGCAGGCCACCCGCTCGGGGGCGCGGACCCAGCAGCTGGTGAACCTGCTGAAGAGCCGGCCGAACCCCGGGCGGCAGATCGAGCTGCCCACCCGGCCGGGCAGCCCGGCCAGCTCCTACCACACCGCCGACGACGGTGCGAGCGTCCACAGTGGAGCATCGAGCTACCACACGGCCGAGGACGGCGCGAGTGTCCACAGTGGCAGCAGCTCCGGCTCCTACCACACCGCGGCCGGCGACCTGACGCCGCCGAAGGGCCCGTGGACCAAGGCGCACGAGGAGTGGCTCAAGGCCAAGATGCCCGAGCAATGGGGCCAGTACAAGAAGATCGAGAACTGGCTGCGCGACGAGCACCCGGAGTCGTACACGATCTTCAAGCAGTGGATCGCCGACTCCGACAACATCAAGGAGTACTGGTCCTGGCCGGTGAAGGGCACCCAGGACGCGGTCCGGCAGCTGCTGGACATCCAGAAGACCGCTGAGGCCGCTTGGGCGTCCGGGCGGCAGCCGGAGGCCTGA
- a CDS encoding YbaB/EbfC family nucleoid-associated protein, which yields MDTEQWLADFQRRVDDLRGKSLRLREQLTEAAGTVTSPDGLVRVTAGPGGALRSLHIDERAMSGTASRLTDTIMRTFGQAQAKVAHEVAGALEPLAGDTEVMEVVRSFLPPVPEGAAEDEPAAGTESRAEAAEDDEADGRPW from the coding sequence GTGGACACCGAACAGTGGCTCGCGGACTTCCAGCGCCGCGTCGACGACCTGCGCGGCAAGAGCCTGCGGTTGCGGGAACAGCTGACCGAGGCCGCCGGCACGGTCACCTCTCCGGACGGGCTGGTCCGGGTGACCGCGGGCCCGGGCGGTGCGCTCCGGTCGCTGCACATCGACGAGCGCGCCATGTCCGGGACCGCGTCGCGGCTCACCGACACGATCATGCGGACCTTCGGTCAGGCGCAGGCGAAGGTCGCGCACGAGGTCGCCGGCGCGCTCGAACCGCTGGCCGGCGACACCGAGGTGATGGAGGTCGTGCGGTCGTTCCTGCCGCCCGTCCCCGAGGGGGCCGCGGAGGACGAACCCGCGGCCGGGACCGAGTCCCGCGCCGAAGCGGCCGAGGACGACGAAGCGGACGGCCGCCCGTGGTGA
- a CDS encoding GNAT family N-acetyltransferase → MLSPLDNPAHAALTGPHAHFAQSHGRAVRYDPAVSPWAAMPDEADESIWADLAALAGPGGTLSLPGPALPPPPGWTVEMDVPGVQMVAETVETAPDDEAVQLTAADVPDMLALAERTRPGPFLPRTVELGTYLGFRHEGRLIAMAGERMHPPGWTEISAVCTDAGFRGRGLGTRLVLAVAHGIAARGETPFLHAAAANTSAIRLYAALGFRLRRDIDFVSVRVPRA, encoded by the coding sequence CTGTTGTCCCCCTTGGACAATCCCGCGCACGCCGCCCTGACCGGTCCGCACGCGCACTTCGCCCAGTCGCACGGCCGCGCCGTCCGCTACGACCCGGCCGTCTCGCCGTGGGCGGCCATGCCGGACGAAGCGGACGAAAGCATCTGGGCCGACCTGGCCGCGCTCGCCGGGCCGGGTGGCACGCTGTCCCTGCCCGGGCCCGCGCTGCCCCCGCCGCCGGGCTGGACCGTCGAGATGGACGTCCCGGGCGTGCAGATGGTGGCCGAGACCGTCGAGACCGCCCCGGACGACGAAGCGGTACAGCTGACCGCGGCCGACGTGCCCGACATGCTCGCACTGGCCGAGCGGACGCGGCCGGGCCCGTTCCTGCCGCGCACGGTCGAACTCGGCACGTACCTGGGCTTCCGCCACGAGGGACGCCTGATCGCGATGGCCGGGGAACGCATGCACCCGCCCGGGTGGACCGAGATCAGCGCCGTGTGCACCGACGCCGGGTTCCGCGGGCGTGGACTGGGCACGCGGCTGGTGCTGGCGGTGGCGCACGGCATCGCGGCCCGCGGCGAAACCCCGTTCCTGCACGCGGCCGCGGCGAACACGAGCGCGATCCGCCTCTACGCCGCGCTCGGTTTCCGGCTGCGCCGGGACATCGACTTCGTGTCGGTGCGCGTGCCGCGGGCCTGA
- a CDS encoding STAS domain-containing protein has product MSHQARNSTGAVSTAVQRGPRVPVPRAAPGALRVEVFWPLPGIAVLKVAGDVDVATAAPLTRALDELTAHRPRVAVVDLTGVSFLGSAGLAALAGASERTDVRVVAPTRHTARPLSITGLDQRMPVYGSRDEALSSC; this is encoded by the coding sequence ATGAGCCACCAGGCGCGCAACTCCACCGGTGCCGTGAGCACGGCCGTCCAGCGCGGGCCCCGGGTTCCCGTGCCGCGGGCCGCGCCGGGGGCCCTGCGCGTCGAGGTCTTCTGGCCGCTGCCCGGGATCGCCGTGCTGAAGGTCGCCGGCGACGTCGACGTGGCCACCGCCGCACCGCTGACACGCGCCCTGGACGAGCTGACCGCCCACCGGCCACGGGTCGCGGTGGTCGACCTGACCGGGGTGAGTTTCCTCGGGTCCGCGGGCCTGGCCGCGCTGGCGGGGGCGAGCGAGCGCACGGACGTGCGCGTGGTGGCGCCGACCCGGCACACGGCACGGCCGCTGTCGATCACCGGTCTCGACCAGCGCATGCCGGTCTACGGCAGCCGCGACGAGGCCCTCAGCTCCTGCTGA
- a CDS encoding acyltransferase family protein — protein sequence MSQTPPRTRFRPEIEGLRALACVLVVVYHVWLGRISGGVDVFFFLTGFLITGQLFRAGLRGRVEFRPLWARMITRLFPATLTVLLVVVVAGALVLPQSRWPGTIREVFAAALYLENWQLAADSADYFARHADASLVQHFWSLAIQGQFYVVWPLLVAAVAALARGRLRVALTGTLAVVAAASLTYSVWLTAENQPLAYFSSLTRVWEFALGGLLALVIDAVTLPRALRIALGWLGVAGLVACGLVLQVGTVFPGYAALWPVASAAMGLLAGTTGSAVAADRLLTTRPLAYLGRLSFSLYLWHWPVLVLYLVHRGRGEVGPLGGAAVIAIALALSVATHHLIESPVRRSGLPVRGAYRFAVLAMIPVLAAAGAWRIAGVSRTEVTAAGDRDHPGALARTPGFVYRGADEVTPVPSPVALPADWAWIDNCTESPRGAELKVCTTTPDGPPEKTLVVVGDSHPTQFVAALEPIAQRRNWQLVVMSRGSCPFSTESEIDPDDQACRDWNAAALDEILDLRPDAVFTMATRDVRAGLTERTPPGYVEQWRKIESAGIPVLAARDNPRYDYAPSECAELRGADAPECNPPRADFYPDDPPYRFLDDVPPNVSFLDFSDYYCDEAVCPPVIGNVLVYLDDNHVGATYLATMESIVEAAIDAALGPPDPEPPAPA from the coding sequence ATGAGCCAGACGCCACCGCGCACCCGGTTCCGCCCCGAGATCGAAGGCCTGCGCGCCCTCGCCTGCGTCCTGGTCGTCGTCTACCACGTGTGGCTCGGCCGGATCTCCGGCGGCGTCGACGTGTTCTTCTTCCTCACCGGGTTCCTCATCACCGGCCAGCTCTTCCGCGCGGGCCTGCGCGGGCGCGTCGAGTTCAGGCCGCTGTGGGCGCGGATGATCACGAGGCTGTTCCCGGCCACGCTCACGGTGCTGCTGGTGGTGGTCGTCGCCGGCGCGCTCGTGCTGCCGCAGAGCCGCTGGCCCGGCACCATCCGCGAGGTCTTCGCCGCCGCGCTGTACCTGGAGAACTGGCAGCTGGCGGCGGACTCGGCCGACTACTTCGCCCGGCACGCCGACGCCAGCCTGGTGCAGCACTTCTGGTCGCTCGCCATCCAGGGCCAGTTCTACGTCGTCTGGCCGCTCCTGGTGGCCGCGGTGGCGGCCCTGGCGCGGGGACGCCTGCGCGTGGCGCTCACCGGCACGCTGGCGGTCGTCGCCGCGGCGTCGCTGACGTACTCGGTGTGGCTGACCGCCGAGAACCAGCCGCTGGCCTACTTCTCGTCGCTCACCAGGGTGTGGGAGTTCGCGCTCGGCGGCCTGCTCGCCCTCGTGATCGACGCGGTCACGCTGCCGCGCGCGCTGCGGATCGCGCTCGGCTGGCTCGGCGTCGCCGGGCTGGTCGCGTGCGGGCTCGTCCTGCAGGTCGGCACGGTGTTCCCCGGTTACGCCGCGCTGTGGCCGGTCGCCTCGGCCGCGATGGGGCTGCTGGCCGGCACGACCGGCAGCGCGGTGGCCGCCGACCGGCTGCTGACCACCCGGCCGCTGGCCTACCTGGGCAGGCTCAGCTTCTCCCTCTACCTGTGGCACTGGCCCGTGCTGGTGCTCTACCTCGTCCACCGCGGCCGCGGCGAGGTCGGGCCCCTCGGCGGCGCCGCCGTCATCGCGATCGCGCTGGCGCTGTCCGTGGCGACCCACCACCTGATCGAGTCCCCGGTCCGCCGGTCGGGACTACCGGTGCGCGGCGCCTACCGGTTCGCCGTGCTCGCGATGATCCCGGTGCTCGCCGCCGCGGGCGCCTGGCGGATCGCGGGCGTCTCGCGGACGGAGGTGACCGCGGCGGGCGACCGCGACCACCCCGGCGCGCTGGCCCGCACGCCCGGGTTCGTCTACCGCGGCGCGGACGAGGTGACCCCGGTGCCGTCACCGGTCGCGCTGCCCGCCGACTGGGCCTGGATCGACAACTGCACCGAGTCACCGCGCGGCGCGGAACTGAAGGTGTGCACCACGACACCGGACGGCCCGCCGGAGAAGACCCTCGTCGTCGTCGGCGACTCGCACCCCACGCAGTTCGTCGCGGCGCTCGAACCGATCGCGCAGCGGCGCAACTGGCAGCTGGTCGTCATGTCGCGCGGCAGCTGCCCGTTCTCCACCGAGTCCGAGATCGACCCGGACGACCAGGCCTGCCGCGACTGGAACGCCGCCGCCCTGGACGAGATCCTGGACCTGCGGCCGGACGCGGTGTTCACCATGGCCACCCGCGACGTCCGCGCCGGCCTCACCGAGCGGACGCCGCCCGGGTACGTCGAGCAGTGGCGCAAGATCGAGTCGGCCGGCATCCCGGTGCTCGCGGCGCGCGACAACCCCCGCTACGACTACGCGCCCTCCGAATGCGCCGAGCTGCGCGGCGCCGACGCCCCGGAGTGCAACCCGCCGCGCGCCGACTTCTACCCGGACGACCCGCCGTACCGCTTCCTCGACGACGTCCCGCCCAACGTGTCGTTCCTGGACTTCAGCGACTACTACTGCGACGAGGCGGTGTGCCCGCCGGTGATCGGCAACGTGCTGGTCTACCTCGACGACAACCACGTCGGCGCGACCTACCTGGCGACGATGGAGTCGATCGTCGAGGCCGCGATCGACGCCGCGCTCGGGCCGCCCGATCCGGAGCCGCCCGCCCCCGCCTGA
- a CDS encoding NUDIX hydrolase — protein sequence MDIDLRDFERVAIPLDGRRAAAVAIVVSGADPAIWLTRRASGMRAHPGQFALPGGRLDAGEDAVAAALRELAEELGVTASRDECVGLLDDYPTRSGYVITPVVVRLGGTPRLRPNPAEVAHVDVIPVRDLAVEPRFLTIPESDRPVIQLPLVGHLVHAPTAAVLYQFREAALYGRTTRVAHLEQPVFAWR from the coding sequence ATGGACATCGATCTCCGGGATTTCGAGCGGGTCGCGATCCCGCTCGACGGGCGGCGCGCCGCGGCCGTCGCCATCGTCGTGTCCGGCGCGGATCCGGCGATCTGGCTGACCCGGCGGGCGAGCGGCATGCGGGCCCATCCGGGGCAGTTCGCGCTGCCCGGGGGCCGCCTGGACGCGGGCGAGGACGCGGTCGCCGCCGCCCTGCGCGAACTGGCGGAGGAACTGGGCGTGACCGCGAGCCGCGATGAGTGCGTCGGCCTGCTCGACGACTACCCGACGCGGTCCGGCTACGTGATCACGCCGGTGGTGGTGCGGCTCGGCGGGACACCGCGGCTGCGGCCCAACCCGGCGGAGGTCGCGCACGTGGACGTGATCCCGGTGCGGGACCTCGCGGTGGAGCCGCGGTTCCTGACGATCCCCGAGTCGGACCGGCCGGTGATCCAGCTGCCGCTGGTCGGGCATCTCGTGCACGCCCCGACCGCGGCCGTGCTGTACCAGTTCCGCGAGGCGGCGCTCTACGGCCGCACGACGCGCGTCGCGCACCTCGAGCAGCCGGTCTTCGCGTGGCGGTGA